GGCACTCAGGAAATAATACTCATATTTATAAccgcaacaaaaaaagaaatgtgtattttactgTCTCCTTATGTtgtcatttgtattcattatttacCTATTCACATTTGTTTAGACTGTTTAAGATGAATATATTCTACCAACACCccttaaaatactttttggttttgttattGAACTTCATTTGGTTACTTtggatgtttttcatttttttagttttctaTTTTGGGGTGCTGTGGGATTATTCTAAACAatcccaaaatattttttttatagattaCATTTATGGATAATGAGTTCGGTAAATTTGTGATCGTCTTTCCcagatttctttctttcttgtaaCGTGAGCGGATTTGACATTCAGTGAACAAAAGTTGTCCCTGAAACAAAGGACAGCAAACACTTAAGATGCAGTGAGCCGGAAGAAACACTGACTTGGTGCTTCCATAAATCATGAGCAAAGTAAATAAGCCACACTGATACGTTGCAGTATAGTAGGGGAACAGCTTTTGATTTCCGTGGCACTGTACAAAGGGTGATATTTACACAgggtacataaaaaaaaaaaaggtacaaaACATGGTCATAAACAACCTTTGAATATTTGAGCTGAACAAAGCAGCCTTGTGGTTAACTGGTACATAGTCCAGCTAAAGAAACATTGTATCAGTCCTCTTTTGAAagtttattttgctttcatgTATATGACCTGCCTCTCTCATATCAACAAAGGACAACATTTCTGGAAATTCTCAATCCTTTCTGAGCAGACCCCAATCCCATGAAGAATTTCCCATTATTTCATTCACAGAAGCAAGTACAGTACTGTAGCTCGCAGAATACAACACTGCCCCCTATTGATTGAACTGTCACCTGGCTGCGGGTTAGTCTGAACCTCATCACAATTAAGTCATAGTCTCTTTCTTCGTAAAGTGTCAATTGGATTAAATTCCATCTGCACCACTTCCTGTGTGTTCCTCTTTGTCCCAGTCTTTCATCGTCGCTCCCATCATAAAGTCATCACTGAGGACACTCCACGCTGGTTTCTCCTCCACCTCAGTAGTCTATGAGGATGCACAGACACAATAACTAATAGGTTTGGGCTTTGAGCTGCATAATTTTTTCCTCAAACTTAAACAGCGCACCTTATTCACATATTTTTCCTGCTCCCTGGAATTTCACtttcttattttatattttgatattttaaattCCTCAAGCAAGAACCTTCCCACTGTCCACTTCGTGCAAACTTCATTTAATCGTTGATAGACAAGTCATTATAAAAAACGTCTTTAAAGGGGTAAATTGACTCAACAAATCAGCATAAATTAgttttttgacaaaatataggatagacatttgtttttctgaggtgaaaaaaaaaaatcacttacaTGTGTGTCCTTTTctgccttgactttgactctgGCGCCACCTTCTGTTTTCCTTAGAACATCGATGAAGTCTTTTTTGGAAACTGAGGAAAGTATTTTTGCCTTCTTTCTCTCTGAGCCATCAACCTCCGCCATCTTTCTGTCGATGTTCTTTTGGTGCATTTTTACCGCATTGAACAGTTGCACGACACCTCTGTggaaaaaccaacaacaaaatcaaccTTCACACTCACGGTGTACGAGTGTACACTACACAAAAATACTGAATAACACACCGGGTGGCAATTCTCTGCAAAGATTTTTCAACCTCACGGTCCTTCACTAGATCAGGTTTTACTCTGGACATCATCTCCCATGCTCGTTTCTTATCAGTCTGGGGGACAAGAAAAGAGCAAGCACCGTGATACATAAATTTGCAATGTCTGTCATTACACCAGCTGCAGGGAGCAAGATTTCAAAGATATTTAGTGTTtatagatttatttttaagtgctaCCAGGATCCATTATTTGGCCGTAAGAAATAACTTACCAGCAGCTCACACGACTACTTTGACGTTAAATAATAttacacaataaaatacaaagaaaacaagttgAAGGTTTTCTCTAATGCTATCTTGGTTTTATATTACATTGTTTGTTGTAtgagtatttgtttttaattttgctttgttttactcTGCTGTTTGCAGCCAGGTCAGCATTGCAAATGTGAACCGTATGTcatgtaatgttttattttaatatggaTATTTTCTAATGTGTATTAAATTTCTAGAAAACAATTCAGTGTGTTGCTAACATTTAACAACAGACAGCTAGTTTTGGGCGAGGTCTAGTTGGGGTGATCAGAATTTCTGCATTTATAAGCACTTTGCTAATTACCTGCTCCTTCCTCTCCAACTGctcctgtttttcttttgccttcACTTTGTCCAgttctttgtttttcaccaAGATGGTGGTTTTGCTCTTGGGTGTTTGCTTTCCCAAAATCTTGGCCATTGCCTCTGCCCAGCCAGCATTGGGAttgccttcctcctcctcctcctcctcctcctcctccagaccTCCACCTTCATCCTCTGCATCATCTCCGTCATTCCCTCCATCAGATGATACGTGATCATCACTCCCCCCATCTGAGTTGTTCAGCTCATTTGTGTCCTCCAAAGAAGATTCAGCATCATCTGCCAAAAGAATCAACTTCGAAGTCATCTGGACAACAACTAGTTTTCATAGGGTACTGTATAGGAGTTTCACGTGTTTGATTATTGTAAAATGAGAGTAGAAAGCTGAAAATTGTACCAAAACCACACATATGTGCATCATACTTAAAAGTGAAGCCTTAATACTCCGAAAGGCTACTTAATTAGTGCATTACAGCAACACATCCTACAAAAGCATTCCGTTTCATTATACGTGTTCGATGTTTCGAGTCGCACACATCTAGTAAAAAGTCGTTGACGACATCTAATGTGTTTTCAGGACGCTGTTTTATACGAATTGCCCAGAATAAGACAAATCATCCTAAATGCAGTTGAAGTATACAATGTTACACGCAGGAAGCAAATAGTTACCGATATCTTCCATGATCCGCACACGCGTACGCACCAAAGCGGCCATTGAAGAGTAACGAGAAAAAGGTTCCGGGGGCAAACATAAGTACCAGAGACAAATGGTTCCTCTTCGGGTTTATCTCTAATTactacgcacacacatgcatctctctctctctctctctctctctctctctctctctctctctctctctctctctctctctctctctctctctctctctctctctctctctctctctctctctctctctctatatatatgtgtgtgtgtgtgtatatatgtatatatatatacatatatgtatacagtatatatatatatatatatacctgTATGCAGGATTTCATATTAGTGGATTTCACCTCGACAAATGACATTCTGCAAAGAAACACGAAATTTGTTTTGAGGATTCTCAAAGAACTAAttgtaaaaactaaaaaaatttCACATCAGAGATTTTGCAGTTTGTTCATTGTCATGTGAGTATTTATTTGTGAGAGATTACTTTTAAGAACGCACCTTTTGGtgagaaattaaaaaactcaaatacCAGGACATACCAGGATGCTTTTCCACGTGCACCCAAGAAACTAAACCGGTATTGCATAGTGATTCTGACGATTAGAGCATGTGGGTCTGTGCGTGGGTGTGTCTTAAAGTTGCTTTATTAACAGGAGACAAGCTGTCTCCAGTGACTTGACCGGTCCAGAAAGAAAGGTGGACGTCTGCAGGATTCCCTCTTGAGTCTTCTACACATCAAACATGATgaccaggaaaaaaatgagtaagtTCAACATCAATACCGTAATCTGTTGGTTACTGGGTCTTAAATCAAACATATAATGTTGTTCTGTTGGGATGAATAAATCAGCTGTGTAAAATTGGCTATTGGTTGATTCTGCTTCAAGCGTGTTACTCTCTTAAACGCCCACGTTGTaatgaaatacatttcaaaacttGACATCATGTCCACCATTATGAACTTTTCATGTGGCGGAGGATGTGACACAAAGCAACATGTGGTGGTTTGCTTGTTAAACCTGATCAACCAGTCTTGTTTGACTGCAAATCCTGAATGGTGGCAAAATCAAAAGAAGTCTCAGCTTCATTCTCTGGGCTTGCATGagtaaagaaaataatgattaAACTGGATTtggattgggaaaaaaaaatcacacttgAAAGGTAGTATAAGTATCTACCATCTTGATCaggtatttgttgtttttacagaTTTCTGCTCAGACACACTAAATGTAATCTGCATTTTCGTATTTAAtcatattttgtcattaaaaaaaagcattgttcTTGTCCTTTTAGAGGAAGCAGCAATTGGTTTTGCACTAGGAGCAGTGGGAGGCTCCATAATGGCAGCCATAGACGAGCCCGTTGACAGCACCCTGGCTGCAATGACCACAACGAGTCAACTGAAACCGCTGATCGAAGACATCAGGACAGTGGGTGCTCTCGGACTGGGGACTCTCATGGGGGCTTCTGCCCTGACCATCGCCATGACCTCAGTTGTAGCTGGTGTTGTCCTAGCAGCGGTGGTAGCTTCGCTCTTCGTCACCACAAGGAATTGTGGGGCAAGTCAAACGAATTACGCAAACTTGTGGGTAAATGCAGGACTTGCCGGTGCCCTTGGGGCCACAGTCAGTGGCGGCACATTAGGTTTTTCTATTGAAACGATTGTGAATAATTTTGGCATGACTGGTCTTCTGTTTGCACTGTGTATATTTAGCATCCTCAAACCACCTCTTCGCTTTGTATTTAACATCCTCTGGCAGCAAGGCGAGGCCTGTTGCACTCAAAGGTCTACGGTTTGGGACACAGAAAGGAAAGAGTTAGAGATTTCTGATTTAGAGCAGAGAGAAAGGGTGGCTGTGCAAATAGAGGATAGGATCCTAAATATTGGGAGGAGCGCCACTGACGCCAAAGACATTACGACATGGGCCACTGAGCGGAAGATGCGAGAAGGACTAgagaggaagaagatggaggCTGAAGAGGCAGAGGTCAAACAACGGACTCTCCAAGACTGGATCAAAACTGTGATGATCAAATATGTGGACTTTTTGGCTTTTTCAGGAATTCCAATGACTGTGGTTGCTGTTGTAACATCATTATTTGGCTTATTTGGGTATGGGGGCCACCATTCTGTGTTCATTGTACTGGTAGCTTTAGTCGCAATCATTGGCTATTTGATTCTGAAGTCTTCTGATTTTAAGTTCTGGATGTTGATAGGATGCATGGGAATGCTCGCAACGTTCGTTATCGCCATGCTCACCGTGCAAGCTGGAGACGAGATCATGAATCAGAAAAGGCAACCGCAGGACGTAAACAGTGACAGCATCATCGAACGCATGAGTGACCTTTCCAGTCGAGAAGCTTTGAAAACAGCAATT
This DNA window, taken from Syngnathus acus chromosome 16, fSynAcu1.2, whole genome shotgun sequence, encodes the following:
- the rrp15 gene encoding RRP15-like protein isoform X2 codes for the protein MAALVRTRVRIMEDIDDAESSLEDTNELNNSDGGSDDHVSSDGGNDGDDAEDEGGGLEEEEEEEEEEGNPNAGWAEAMAKILGKQTPKSKTTILVKNKELDKVKAKEKQEQLERKEQTDKKRAWEMMSRVKPDLVKDREVEKSLQRIATRGVVQLFNAVKMHQKNIDRKMAEVDGSERKKAKILSSVSKKDFIDVLRKTEGGARVKVKAEKDTHTTEVEEKPAWSVLSDDFMMGATMKDWDKEEHTGSGADGI
- the rrp15 gene encoding RRP15-like protein isoform X1 gives rise to the protein MAALVRTRVRIMEDIADDAESSLEDTNELNNSDGGSDDHVSSDGGNDGDDAEDEGGGLEEEEEEEEEEGNPNAGWAEAMAKILGKQTPKSKTTILVKNKELDKVKAKEKQEQLERKEQTDKKRAWEMMSRVKPDLVKDREVEKSLQRIATRGVVQLFNAVKMHQKNIDRKMAEVDGSERKKAKILSSVSKKDFIDVLRKTEGGARVKVKAEKDTHTTEVEEKPAWSVLSDDFMMGATMKDWDKEEHTGSGADGI
- the LOC119135948 gene encoding uncharacterized protein LOC119135948 → MMTRKKMKEAAIGFALGAVGGSIMAAIDEPVDSTLAAMTTTSQLKPLIEDIRTVGALGLGTLMGASALTIAMTSVVAGVVLAAVVASLFVTTRNCGASQTNYANLWVNAGLAGALGATVSGGTLGFSIETIVNNFGMTGLLFALCIFSILKPPLRFVFNILWQQGEACCTQRSTVWDTERKELEISDLEQRERVAVQIEDRILNIGRSATDAKDITTWATERKMREGLERKKMEAEEAEVKQRTLQDWIKTVMIKYVDFLAFSGIPMTVVAVVTSLFGLFGYGGHHSVFIVLVALVAIIGYLILKSSDFKFWMLIGCMGMLATFVIAMLTVQAGDEIMNQKRQPQDVNSDSIIERMSDLSSREALKTAIIAAKLCQLSLGAAVGGPLVRHAAGEGKVIIGAAIISVVLLAGVEILSPALGKGGKAGALLGVVGTSGVSIGAVVAMAAECTSWLRTSGAVAGVIIGTLVMGNLHFVLIGVQLFVAYVFAMTNAF